The following DNA comes from candidate division WOR-3 bacterium.
AGTATCTATACCACCGTTCAGTATAACATATTTTTCTCCTGTATAATACTCAAGAGCTCCCTGTGGAATTGTAACAGTTGCAATATCATAGGGAGTATCACCAAAATCAGTCTGCCATGTTGAACCAGCATGGAAAATAATATATATATCCCTTATTCCCTCCTTATAATCCTTAATACCATTATTATCAATATCCATAAAATTTATAGTTTCATCCTGATCAGAAAGGTGAAGAGCATCTACCAGAAGTTTAACAAGACCTTCTTCAAAATGCTCAGAATCTCCATAATATCTCATTGGATAGGGTAATACATAAAAAGAGTCATTTTTATCTGGTTTAACCACATATTTTTTTATTTTAATTCTCCCGTATCCCACTGAAGCAAGAAAAGCCTTTAAAGATTCTAAATAAGTTTCAAAATATTTTTTATCATGAGGAGGTTCAGAAAAAAAAGGAATAGAATCTGGATTACCCTTTGAGGATAAATCAAACCATCCATTACCTGTTGTAAGTGGGTCATCAGGTTCTTCTTTTTGAAAAGCAACTCTTATAGCAAGTATGTTAAATTTAACGGTATCCGTCTCATTTTTTGTTTTCTGTATTTTAATTTCTTTTCTTTTAAAGGGAAAATAATTTTCTTTTAAATATAAATAAGGATAAAATTTTGAAAATTTTTTCTCAATAATTTCAAATTTTTTTTGAATGTTAATTACTTTTTTATCAGGAAATAAGGGTTTTGATATTGATGAAAAAAATATAAATAAAACTAAACTCATGGATAAATCTTTTCAAGAAGTCTCGGAAAAGGAATTGCTTCTCTTATATGCTCAAGACCACATATCCATGAGACAGTCCTTTCAAGACCAAGACCAAACCCAGAATGAGGAACAGAACCGAATTTTCTTAAATCAAGATACCATTTATAATCCTCTATGGGCATTTTTTCCTCTTCCATCCTTTTTAAAAGCGCATTGTAATCATCTTCTCTCTGGCTTCCTCCTATTATTTCACCGTATCCTTCAGGAGCTAGAATATCCATACAAAGAACTACATCAGGGTTTTCAGGATCAGGTTTCATGTAAAAGGCTTTTACTTTTTTTGGATACTTTGTAATAACAAGTGGCTTTTCATATAAATTTGAAAGAAAATGTTCGTGGGGTGCTCCGAAATCCTCTCCCCATTCAAATTCAGGAAACTTCTCCTTTAATTTTTGGACAGCTTCAGTATAGGTGATTTGAGGAAAAGGCTTATTTATTTTCTCAAGAGGAGAAATGTCTCTTTCAAGAATTTTAAGCTCTTCTTTCTTCTTTTCAAGAACTCTTTCCACAATATAGGTTATAAACCTTTCAGAAATTTCTATTATATCATTAAGTTCTGCATAAGCAATCTCAGGCTCCACCATCCAGAATTCCATCAAATGTCTCCTTGTCTTACTTTTTTCAGCTCTGAATGTTGGTCCAAAACAGTAAACTTTTTTATGAGCCATACACGCTGCTTCCATATAGAGCTGACCTGATTGAGATAGATATGCTTTTTCACCAAAGTAATCTGTTTCAAATAAAGTTGTTGTTCCCTCACAGGCTGAAGGAGTAAGAATTGGGGCATCTATTAAAATAAAACCTTCATTATCAAGAAAATCCCTTATACTTCTTATTATCTCATGCCTTATTCTCATTATTGCCCACTGCTTTCTTGACCTTAACCATAAATGCCTTATTGGAAGTAAAAAGGAAACTCCATGCTCTTTTTTCTGTACCGGGTAATCTTCAGATTTATGAACCAATTCTATATCCTTAATTAAAATTTCATAATTATAAGGAGATCTCTTATCCTCTCTAAGTATTCCACTTACTATAATTGAGGATTCCTGAGTAATTTCATCATACATTTCAAAAACTCTATCATCAACTTCACCTTTTACCACTACTCCCTGAATAAAACCTGTTCCATCTCTTATTATAAGAAAATGAATTTTACCTTTTGATCTTTTATTATAAAGCCAACCCTTTAACTTTACTTCCTTTCCAATATGTTTTGAAGCTTCTGATATCTCTATAATCTCCATTTTTTAAAATCCCTTTAATTTTAATTCTTTTATTATTTCACGCGCTTCCTGAGCTATCCCAGAATTCTTGAATGGCAAAATTTCAAGAACCTTTCTAAAATCATAATAGGCAGATACTGTATCACCTTTTTCTAAATTGATCTTACCTCTTAAAAAATAAGCTTTTGGCAAATATATAGGAGGTTCTTTCATAGTTATATATTTTGAGAGATAAGTATATGAAGAATCAATTTTCTGTTCTTCAAAATATTTTTTTCCGTATTCAAAATAAGTTAAACCTATATAAAATGTTATATTTAAATTTAATTTTGAAACATTTATTTTTTCACTAAACTTTTTATAAAGACTTAAAATCTCTCTGTATTCATTTTTATCAAAAAGATTTTTTATATATTCAAGAAAAAGTTCATCATCAAATTTTTCCTCAAGAACTTTTTCTACAAAATTTTTCCCTTCTATTTGCTCTCTTTCAATAAAGTAAAGAGCAATGAACTTTTTTTCTTCAAAAGTTAAATTCTCAGGTTCAAGAAGATATATTAAAAAAAGTGAACGTCTTGCTATCTCAGGTCCTTTATTTTTTGTTTCTAAATAAATATCTCTTAAATTTTTTAATAATCTTTTTTTATATTTATTTTTATCAATAACCTTTTCAAAATAAGAGAGCGCTGATAGATAAAATTTCTTTTTTATATTTATCTCTCCAAGCAAAAGATAAATTTCAGGTTCTTCTTTTCCTTTTTTTAAAGAATAAAGAAGTATACTCTCGGCCTCTTCATACATACCTTTATCAATGTATTTTTTACTCTTTGAAACAGGATCTTTACAGTTAAAAAGAATTAAAAAAATTAAAAATAATATTTTTTTATCCATTCTTTTAAAATCTCCCCTGTCTTTTTAGCACAATTCTCAGCTATTTTTAAAACCTCCTCATGACTTATATCTTTCACCTTATCTCCAAGCCCCATATTTGTAATTGCAGAAAAACCTAAAACTTTTAAACCAAGAGCTTTTGCCATAATTACCTCTGGCACTGTTGACATACCCACAGCATCAGCACCTATTATTCTTAAAAATTTATATTCTGCCTTTGTTTCAAGAGAAGGACCCTGCCAGCCAACATAAACTCCCTTTTTTATCTTTATTCCCCTTTCCTTTGCTATCTCCTCTATTTCCTCTATAATTTTTTCATCATAGGCATCAAGCATGGATGGAAACTCTGTTTTTCCCCTTAAGGGATTTTCAGGAAATAAATTTATGTGATCAGTTATTATCATAAGATCTCCAATATCAAAGGAAGGATTTAAACCACCGGCAGCATTTGTAACCACAAGAATTTTACCTCCTAACTCTTTAAGAATTCTTACAGGCAAGGTAACCTCATTCATACTGTATCCTTCATAATAGTGAAATCTACCCGAAAAAATTAAAGCACTTTTATTTTCAAATCTACCAAAAAGAAGCTCACCCTTATGTCCTTTTACACTTGAAACAGGAAAACCTTCTATTTCAGAATACTTTATTCTCTTATGCACATTAATAAATTCTTCAATTTTTGACCAACCTGAACCTGTAATAATACCTATTTCAACAAAATCAATACCTTTGTTTTTTAAAAATTCAATTATTTTATCCATTAACTCAAATTCTTTTCTTCTGCTCTTCAAGTATTCTAAATTGACTGTTTAACCACTCCAATTGAGTTTCAAGAAGGGATTTTAATTCCCAGAGAAAACCTTCCTTTTTTGACTTTAATAGCTCTATTTCTTCTCTTAACTTCTGGAGTTCCCTTCGTGTATTTTCCAGAATTTTTTCTGATTCAATTTTAGCATTGGAAATTATAAGTTCTGCTTCCCTCTGAGCATTTTTTTTGAGCTCTTCTGTTGTCTTCTGTGTGGTAAGTAAGGCTTCCTTCATAATATTTTCCATTCTCCTGTAATCTTCAACCTTACTATCAAGATCCCTTATTCTTTCATTTAAAGTTAAATTTTCCCTTATAAGTTCTTCCATCTGCTCTGCCACTGTTTTTAAAAACTCTCTCACCTTTTCAGGATCATAACCTCTGAGCGACCTTGGAAAATCTGCGTTTCTTATTTCTATTGGTGCAATTTTCATAATTAATTAAAAAATTTATGGGATTTGAACCCTTTTAAAATCTTTCTCCAAATAAAATTCTTCCAAGTCTTATAATACTAGCACCCTCTTTTATAGCATAAACAAAATCTTCACTCATTCCCATTGATAGTTCCTGTAACTTCAAATTATACTCTTTTTCTAAATAATCTCTCAACTCCCTTAATTCAGAAAAACTCTTTCTTGATTTTTTTTCTTCTGGTGGATAAGGACCTATTGTAAAAAGACCTTTTATTTCAATATTTTTTAAATCAAGAAATTTCTCAAAATCCCTTAAAAGTTCCTCTCTTTTAAATCCATACTTTGTTTCTTCTCCTGAGGTATTAACTTCTATAAGTACCTTGATTTTTTTGTTTAATTTGTTTCCAATTTTATCTAACTCCTTTCCAAGTTTTAAAGAATCAACACTTTCTATCATGGTAAATAGATAAGAGGCC
Coding sequences within:
- the asnS gene encoding asparagine--tRNA ligase; its protein translation is MEIIEISEASKHIGKEVKLKGWLYNKRSKGKIHFLIIRDGTGFIQGVVVKGEVDDRVFEMYDEITQESSIIVSGILREDKRSPYNYEILIKDIELVHKSEDYPVQKKEHGVSFLLPIRHLWLRSRKQWAIMRIRHEIIRSIRDFLDNEGFILIDAPILTPSACEGTTTLFETDYFGEKAYLSQSGQLYMEAACMAHKKVYCFGPTFRAEKSKTRRHLMEFWMVEPEIAYAELNDIIEISERFITYIVERVLEKKKEELKILERDISPLEKINKPFPQITYTEAVQKLKEKFPEFEWGEDFGAPHEHFLSNLYEKPLVITKYPKKVKAFYMKPDPENPDVVLCMDILAPEGYGEIIGGSQREDDYNALLKRMEEEKMPIEDYKWYLDLRKFGSVPHSGFGLGLERTVSWICGLEHIREAIPFPRLLEKIYP
- a CDS encoding purine-nucleoside phosphorylase, with protein sequence MDKIIEFLKNKGIDFVEIGIITGSGWSKIEEFINVHKRIKYSEIEGFPVSSVKGHKGELLFGRFENKSALIFSGRFHYYEGYSMNEVTLPVRILKELGGKILVVTNAAGGLNPSFDIGDLMIITDHINLFPENPLRGKTEFPSMLDAYDEKIIEEIEEIAKERGIKIKKGVYVGWQGPSLETKAEYKFLRIIGADAVGMSTVPEVIMAKALGLKVLGFSAITNMGLGDKVKDISHEEVLKIAENCAKKTGEILKEWIKKYYF
- a CDS encoding DivIVA domain-containing protein, which codes for MKIAPIEIRNADFPRSLRGYDPEKVREFLKTVAEQMEELIRENLTLNERIRDLDSKVEDYRRMENIMKEALLTTQKTTEELKKNAQREAELIISNAKIESEKILENTRRELQKLREEIELLKSKKEGFLWELKSLLETQLEWLNSQFRILEEQKKRI
- a CDS encoding YggS family pyridoxal phosphate-dependent enzyme codes for the protein MNLLRELEKLTIPERIEKIKEIIYKESENPEKIKILGATKGIDIERIKIAFEHGIRLFGENRVQEAEGKIKIFDKPEWHMIGHLQTNKIKKASYLFTMIESVDSLKLGKELDKIGNKLNKKIKVLIEVNTSGEETKYGFKREELLRDFEKFLDLKNIEIKGLFTIGPYPPEEKKSRKSFSELRELRDYLEKEYNLKLQELSMGMSEDFVYAIKEGASIIRLGRILFGERF